The Malassezia japonica chromosome 5, complete sequence genome contains a region encoding:
- the RIB4 gene encoding 6,7-dimethyl-8-ribityllumazine synthase (COG:H; BUSCO:EOG09264OYZ; EggNog:ENOG503P149) — MSNATIKGPAAAPTSFPGAENVKIGIVHARWNKEVIDALVSGALETLAKAGVKDENIFIDSVPGTWELPVGTQIMFDKQPVDAVISIGCVIKGSTMHFEYICDSALHGLMRLGLELKKPVILGVLTVLNDDQGLERAGIGRKGKAGHNHGHDWGYAAVEMALKNKKN; from the exons ATGTCCAACGCTACGATCAAAGGAcccgctgctgcgcccaCGTCGTTCCCCGGCGCTGAGAATGTCAAGATTGGCATCGTGCATGCGCGCTGGAACAAGGAGGTgatcgatgcgctcgtcagcggcgcgctcgagaccctcgccaaggccggcGTCAAGGACGAGAACATCTTTATCGATTCGGTGCCCGGCACTTGGGAGCTGCCTGTCGGCACGCAGAT CATGTTTGACAAGCAGCCCGTGGATGCGGTGATCTCGATCGGCTGCGTGATCAAGGGCTCGACGATGCACTTTGAGTACATCTGCGACAGCGCCCTGCACGGCCTcatgcgcctcggcctcgagctgaaGAAGCCCGTCATCCTTGGTGTGCTCACCGTCCTCAACGATGACCagggcctcgagcgcgcgggcATCGGCCGCAAGGGCAAGGCCGGCCACAACCACGGCCACGACTGGGGCTACGCTGCGGTGGAGATGGCTCTCAAGAACAAGAAGAACTAA
- the EHD3 gene encoding 3-hydroxyisobutyryl-CoA hydrolase (COG:I; BUSCO:EOG0926213Q; EggNog:ENOG503NV3G), which produces MAAPPSRAASSQAPLQQHMDGLVQLLGEGTLRVIQLNRPKALNAMNEEMVVEFGKALEVIAASPNTATVVFRGVGRGLCAGGDVMAIVDAMNKPTVEERNKSTSFFQQELQQDYRVANFEKTTSQSGRPKYYIAMLDGISMGGGIGLSAHAPFRVVSERTMFAMPEVAIGYFPDVGLTHTFARLDGNTGMYLALTGERLNGADTYLLGIGTHYIRSNLLEELTHRLGTLPLESVNSGEVVDKVLNEYASDPFAPDAENGAELAKNSVFFGDRRIAIDFAFGLESVEQIVAALDDIANVRQDSYTLKQLAQRGLTTISPEVQAFAKTTAETLRMRSPRALKVTFRAVQRAAKMTLTECFHENMRLGTVFCDMTVGRDFYTGVKHTLEKDPATGKRRTGRANWQPATLEEVDEKQLETLFFGDLDAAHKAGLTLQVPKLGIPALQNTREYRKARDAELRGVGPLHWDQKYNRFALPSEAEIAALVEGSHPAAGSYVLEPQEIIEVMSRHKHDKPALKLKLHDWLQRRAAAEKK; this is translated from the exons atggccgcgccgccgagccgcgccgcctcgagccaAGCACCGCTCCAGCAGCACATGGACGGTctcgtgcagctcctgGGCGAGGGCACGCTGCGTGTCATCCAGCTCAACCGCCCCAAGGCGCTGAATGCCATGAACGAAGAGATGGTCGTCGAGTTCGGCAAGGCGTTGGAA GTGATCGCTGCTTCGCCCAACACGGCCACCGTCGTGTTCCGCGGCGTGGGCCGCGGCCTctgcgcgggcggcgacgtgaTGGCGATCGTCGACGCGATGAACAAGCCCACGGTCGAGGAACGCAACAAGTCCACCTCCTTTTTCCAGCAAGAGCTCCAGCAAGATTACCGTGTGGCGAACTTTGAGAAGACTACGTCGCAGAGCGGCCGCCCGAAATACTACATCGCGATGTTGGACGGCATCTCCATGGGCGGCGGTATCGGCCTGTCCGCCCACGCTCCTTTCCGCGTCGTGTCCGAGCGCACGATGTTCGCGATGCCCGAGGTGGCGATTGGCTACTTCCCGGACGTCGGCTTGACGCACACCTTTGCGCGCCTTGACGGCAACACCGGCATGTACCTGGCACTCACGGGTGAGCGCCTGAACGGCGCCGACACGTacctgctcggcatcggTACGCACTACATTCGCTCgaacctgctcgaggagctcacgcaccgcctcggcacccTCCCGCTCGAGTCGGTGAACAGCGGCGAGGTGGTCGACAAGGTGCTCAACGAATACGCCTCGGATCCTTttgcgccggacgccgaGAACGGCgcggagctcgccaagaaCTCGGTGTTCttcggcgaccgccgcatcgcCATCGACTTTGCGTTCGGCCTCGAGAGCGTGGAGCAgatcgtcgcggcgctcgacgataTCGCCAACGTCCGCCAGGACTCGTACACGCtcaagcagctcgcgcagcgcggcctcaCCACCATCTCGCCCGAAGTCCAGGCGTTTGCCAAGACCACGGCtgagacgctgcgcatgcgctcgccgcgcgcgctcaAGGTCACCTTCCGCGCGGTGCAACGCGCGGCCAAGATGACGCTCACCGAATGCTTCCACGAGAAcatgcgcctcggcaccgtCTTTTGCGACATGACCGTCGGCCGCGACTTTTACACGGGCGTGAAGCACACGCTCGAAAAGGACCCGGCCACGGGCAAGCGCCGCACAGGCCGCGCCAACTGGCAGCCGGCCACGCTCGAAGAGGTCGACgagaagcagctcgagacgctcttCTTTggcgacctcgacgcggcgcacaaggCCGGCCTCACGCTCCAGGTACCCAAGCTTGGCATCCCGGCGCTGCAGAACACCCGCGAGTACCGCAaggcacgcgacgccgagctccgGGGTGTGGGACCGCTGCACTGGGACCAGAAATACAACCGTTTCGCCCTGCCCAGCGAGGCGGAGATCGCAGCACTCGTCGAGGGCAGCCACCCGGCGG